One stretch of Vogesella indigofera DNA includes these proteins:
- a CDS encoding YegP family protein, whose protein sequence is MAGWFELSKSSDGQFRFVLKAGNAETILSSELYHTRAAAENGIASVQANSPLEERYERKTAANGKAFFNLKAGNYQVIGSSQMYGSEAARDNGIDSVKTNGTSTTVKDLTG, encoded by the coding sequence ATGGCAGGTTGGTTCGAATTGAGCAAAAGCAGCGACGGGCAGTTCCGTTTCGTGCTGAAGGCGGGCAATGCGGAAACCATTCTTAGCAGCGAGCTATACCACACCCGCGCCGCCGCGGAAAACGGTATCGCCTCGGTGCAGGCCAACAGTCCGCTGGAGGAGCGCTACGAGCGCAAGACCGCGGCCAACGGCAAGGCGTTTTTCAATCTCAAGGCCGGCAACTACCAGGTCATCGGCAGCAGCCAGATGTATGGCAGTGAGGCGGCACGCGATAACGGCATCGACAGCGTCAAGACCAACGGCACCTCAACCACGGTCAAGGATCTGACCGGCTAA
- the nirD gene encoding nitrite reductase small subunit NirD, whose amino-acid sequence MSRNWKTICQLNDIPAQGARVLKRDDGDDIAIFRTIDNQVFALVDKCPHKGGPLSQGIVSGRTVTCPLHNWNIDLATGQACAPDEGCSGHIPVKLEAGAIFLALD is encoded by the coding sequence ATGAGCCGCAACTGGAAAACCATCTGCCAGCTGAACGACATCCCGGCGCAGGGCGCCCGCGTGCTGAAGCGTGACGACGGCGACGACATCGCCATCTTCCGCACCATCGACAACCAGGTGTTCGCGCTGGTCGACAAGTGCCCGCACAAGGGCGGGCCGCTGTCGCAGGGCATCGTCTCCGGCCGCACCGTGACCTGCCCGCTGCACAACTGGAACATCGACCTGGCCACCGGCCAGGCCTGCGCGCCGGACGAGGGCTGTAGCGGCCACATTCCGGTGAAGCTGGAAGCGGGCGCCATCTTTCTGGCGCTGGACTGA
- a CDS encoding branched-chain amino acid ABC transporter substrate-binding protein — MNPYRISAIAAAALTLAACNNAEPQQDAAASAPATAQEHVVKIGSANPLTGPFAHWGRDADNGVQLAAEEANAEKLTLDGKPVRFEVISEDDQADPKVATQVAQRFVDAGVAAVIGHLTSGAAIPASRLYNDAGITMIAGSVTSPKFTEQGYNNTFRIIANDLQQGQALAKYAVTELKSKRIAVIDDRTTYGQGLADDFAKATEAAGGTIVKREYTTNSATDFMAILTSIKGEKPELIFYGGMDAQAGPLVKQMRKLGITAVFMGADGVNTAEFAKLAGKDGEGAYASSAGASKELMPGYAAFNTKYKARFNGEIQAYAPYTYDATRVVIDAMKRANSADPKKYLAEVGKTSLQGVTGPIAFESNGDIKNGTVTLYRLEGGKWAGVAKPAGDASAAQ; from the coding sequence ATGAATCCATATCGCATCTCCGCTATCGCCGCGGCCGCACTGACGCTGGCCGCCTGCAACAATGCCGAACCACAACAAGACGCCGCTGCCAGCGCTCCCGCTACCGCACAGGAACACGTGGTCAAGATCGGCTCCGCCAACCCGCTGACCGGCCCGTTCGCACACTGGGGCCGTGACGCCGACAATGGCGTGCAACTGGCTGCCGAAGAAGCCAACGCGGAAAAGCTGACCCTGGACGGCAAGCCGGTCCGTTTTGAAGTGATCTCCGAAGACGACCAGGCCGACCCGAAAGTCGCCACCCAAGTTGCCCAGCGCTTTGTTGATGCCGGCGTTGCCGCCGTGATCGGCCATCTGACCTCCGGCGCCGCCATCCCGGCCTCGCGCCTGTACAACGATGCCGGCATCACCATGATCGCCGGTTCGGTGACCAGCCCGAAATTCACCGAGCAAGGCTACAACAACACCTTCCGCATCATCGCCAATGACCTGCAACAGGGGCAGGCGCTGGCCAAGTACGCGGTGACCGAGCTGAAGTCGAAGCGCATCGCCGTCATCGACGACCGCACCACCTACGGCCAGGGCCTAGCCGACGACTTTGCCAAGGCCACCGAAGCAGCCGGCGGTACAATCGTCAAGCGCGAATACACCACCAACAGCGCCACCGATTTCATGGCGATCCTGACCTCGATCAAGGGTGAGAAGCCGGAACTGATCTTCTACGGCGGCATGGATGCACAAGCCGGCCCGCTGGTGAAACAGATGCGCAAGCTGGGCATCACCGCAGTATTCATGGGTGCCGACGGGGTCAACACCGCCGAGTTCGCCAAGCTGGCGGGCAAGGATGGTGAAGGCGCCTACGCATCCAGCGCCGGCGCCTCGAAAGAGCTGATGCCGGGCTATGCCGCGTTCAACACCAAGTACAAGGCACGCTTCAACGGTGAAATCCAGGCCTACGCACCGTATACCTACGACGCGACCCGCGTGGTGATCGACGCGATGAAACGCGCCAATTCTGCCGACCCGAAGAAATACCTGGCCGAAGTCGGCAAGACCTCGCTGCAGGGCGTGACCGGTCCAATCGCCTTTGAAAGCAATGGCGACATCAAGAACGGCACCGTGACCCTTTACCGCCTGGAAGGCGGCAAGTGGGCCGGTGTGGCCAAGCCGGCCGGCGACGCTTCCGCCGCGCAATAA
- the hemH gene encoding ferrochelatase, with product MAVPLTEPAFRHSYTPKTGVLLINLGTPDAPTAKALRPYLKQFLSDQRVIEIPKALWWLILNGIILNLRPRKSAEKYASIWSSEGSPLLVHTRNQTRLLTEQLAAAGLENLVVDFAMRYGNPSVDSVLRGMREQGVERLLVVPLYPQYAGSSVATALDEVFRSLLRMRNMPEIRTVRHFHDFPPYIEALARQVEAHWLANGRGDKLLMSFHGVPRFTLDKGDPYHCECLKTGRLLAERLQLDKEQYVVAFQSRFGKAEWLKPYTVDTLTALAKAGTQKLDVMCPGFVGDCLETQEEIAMEGKEIFLTNGGGEYRYISCLNEDPNWLNALTALVQQHLGGWITTPDDPVLRFQRAQDSGANG from the coding sequence ATGGCCGTACCGCTCACAGAACCGGCTTTCCGCCACAGCTACACGCCCAAAACCGGCGTGCTGCTGATCAACCTCGGCACCCCCGACGCGCCGACCGCCAAGGCCCTGCGCCCTTACCTCAAGCAATTCCTGTCCGACCAGCGCGTGATCGAAATTCCGAAGGCACTGTGGTGGCTGATCCTCAACGGCATCATCCTCAATTTGCGCCCGCGCAAGAGCGCCGAGAAGTACGCCAGCATCTGGAGCAGCGAAGGCTCGCCGCTGCTGGTGCATACCCGCAACCAGACCAGGCTGCTGACCGAGCAGCTGGCTGCCGCCGGACTGGAAAACCTGGTGGTCGATTTCGCGATGCGCTACGGCAACCCGTCGGTCGACAGCGTGCTGCGCGGCATGCGCGAGCAGGGTGTCGAGCGCCTGTTGGTGGTGCCACTGTATCCGCAGTACGCCGGTTCATCGGTGGCGACCGCGCTGGACGAGGTATTCCGCAGCCTGCTGCGCATGCGCAACATGCCGGAAATCCGCACCGTGCGCCATTTCCACGACTTTCCACCTTATATTGAAGCGCTGGCGCGACAGGTGGAGGCGCACTGGCTGGCAAACGGCCGTGGTGACAAGCTGCTGATGTCGTTCCACGGGGTGCCGCGTTTCACGCTGGACAAGGGCGATCCCTATCACTGTGAATGCCTGAAAACCGGTCGCCTGCTGGCAGAGCGGCTGCAACTGGACAAGGAACAGTATGTGGTGGCATTCCAGAGCCGCTTCGGCAAGGCAGAGTGGCTCAAACCCTACACCGTCGACACACTGACGGCACTGGCCAAGGCCGGCACGCAAAAACTGGACGTGATGTGCCCCGGCTTTGTCGGCGACTGTCTGGAGACGCAGGAAGAAATCGCCATGGAAGGCAAGGAGATTTTCCTGACCAATGGCGGCGGCGAATACCGCTATATTTCCTGTCTCAATGAAGATCCAAACTGGCTGAATGCGCTAACAGCACTGGTACAGCAGCATCTTGGTGGCTGGATAACAACACCGGATGATCCGGTGCTGCGTTTTCAGCGTGCGCAAGATTCAGGCGCAAACGGCTAG
- the cobA gene encoding uroporphyrinogen-III C-methyltransferase, with protein MNGKVWLIGAGPGDAELLTLKALRVLQSCDTWLVDDLVGRDILDFARPGTRIVHVGKRGGCKSTPQAFILRLMARYARQGKTVARVKGGDPFIFGRGGEEWAWLAERGVDVEAVGGITAGLAVGPALGLPLTHRSVARGVALVTAHTVDGSRPDWQALEASQLTVVCYMGMSDVEALASELMAAGFAASLPVAVVHRAGCAEQRHIVTRLQTLAADVARSGLASPAVIVLGEVAALAQVAVAEQAWPIAV; from the coding sequence ATGAATGGCAAGGTATGGTTGATCGGCGCAGGTCCCGGCGATGCGGAATTGCTGACCTTGAAGGCGCTGCGCGTGCTGCAGTCCTGTGACACTTGGCTGGTGGATGATCTGGTTGGCCGCGACATTCTCGATTTTGCCCGGCCCGGCACCCGCATCGTGCACGTCGGCAAGCGCGGCGGCTGCAAGTCGACGCCGCAGGCCTTCATCCTGCGCCTGATGGCGCGTTACGCGCGGCAGGGCAAGACCGTGGCGCGGGTGAAGGGCGGCGACCCGTTCATCTTCGGCCGCGGCGGCGAGGAGTGGGCGTGGCTGGCGGAGCGCGGCGTGGACGTGGAGGCCGTCGGCGGCATCACCGCCGGCCTGGCCGTCGGCCCGGCGCTGGGCCTGCCGCTGACGCACCGCAGCGTCGCCCGCGGCGTGGCGCTGGTCACCGCGCACACCGTGGACGGCTCGCGCCCGGACTGGCAGGCGCTGGAGGCATCGCAGCTGACCGTGGTCTGTTACATGGGTATGAGCGATGTCGAGGCGCTGGCCAGCGAGCTGATGGCCGCCGGCTTTGCCGCCAGCCTGCCGGTGGCGGTGGTGCATCGTGCGGGCTGTGCGGAGCAGCGCCACATTGTCACCCGCCTGCAAACGTTGGCCGCCGATGTGGCGCGCAGCGGTCTGGCCAGCCCGGCGGTGATCGTGCTGGGCGAGGTGGCGGCGCTGGCGCAGGTGGCGGTGGCCGAGCAGGCGTGGCCCATCGCGGTGTAA
- a CDS encoding amino acid aminotransferase — translation MFQHVEAYAGDPILTLVETFNKDTRNPKVNLGIGLYYDEEGRIPLLPSVQKAEAARVASAGARSYQPMEGAANYRTAVQQLLWGAGHEAVTAGRIATIQTIGGSGALKIGGDLLKRYFPDSEVWVSAPTWDNHRAMFEGAGFVVHDYPYYDAATGGVKFDEMIACFQALPAKTIVLLHPCCHNPTGVDLSNAQWEQVIEVVKQRDLLPFMDIAYQGFGDSLEDDVFAIRAMTAAGVSFFVSNSFSKNLSFYGERCGGLSVVCHDAEEAGRVLGQLKATVRRNYSSPPTHGGQVTAMVMTEPALRAEWEGEVTEMRERIKAMRQKLYAVLSAKVPGRDFSYFIKQRGMFSYTGLTPEQVDRLREEFAVYLVRSGRMCVAGLNSRNVEYVADAMAEVLKA, via the coding sequence ATGTTCCAGCATGTCGAAGCCTACGCCGGCGACCCGATCCTGACCCTGGTTGAAACCTTCAACAAGGACACCCGCAATCCGAAAGTCAACCTCGGCATCGGCCTGTACTACGATGAGGAAGGCCGTATCCCGCTGCTGCCGTCGGTGCAGAAAGCCGAAGCCGCGCGCGTGGCCAGCGCCGGCGCACGCTCCTACCAGCCGATGGAAGGCGCCGCCAACTATCGCACTGCAGTACAGCAGCTGCTGTGGGGTGCCGGCCACGAGGCGGTCACCGCCGGCCGCATCGCCACCATCCAGACTATCGGTGGCTCCGGCGCGCTGAAGATCGGCGGCGACCTGCTCAAGCGCTACTTCCCGGACAGCGAAGTGTGGGTCAGCGCCCCGACCTGGGACAACCACCGCGCCATGTTCGAAGGCGCCGGCTTCGTGGTGCACGACTATCCGTACTACGACGCGGCTACCGGCGGGGTGAAGTTCGACGAGATGATCGCCTGCTTCCAGGCGCTGCCGGCCAAGACCATCGTGTTGCTGCACCCGTGCTGCCACAATCCGACCGGTGTCGATCTCTCCAATGCGCAGTGGGAGCAGGTAATCGAGGTGGTGAAGCAGCGTGACCTGCTACCGTTCATGGACATCGCCTACCAGGGCTTCGGCGACAGCCTGGAGGATGACGTGTTCGCCATCCGCGCGATGACCGCCGCCGGCGTCAGCTTCTTTGTCAGCAACTCGTTCTCCAAGAACCTGTCGTTCTACGGCGAGCGCTGTGGCGGCCTGTCGGTGGTGTGCCACGATGCCGAAGAAGCCGGCCGCGTGCTGGGCCAGCTGAAGGCCACCGTGCGCCGCAATTACTCCAGCCCGCCGACCCACGGTGGCCAGGTGACCGCCATGGTGATGACCGAACCGGCACTGCGTGCGGAGTGGGAAGGCGAAGTGACCGAGATGCGCGAGCGCATCAAGGCGATGCGCCAGAAGCTGTACGCGGTGCTGTCGGCCAAGGTGCCGGGCCGCGATTTCAGCTACTTCATCAAGCAGCGCGGCATGTTCAGCTACACCGGGCTGACGCCGGAACAGGTGGATCGCCTGCGCGAAGAGTTCGCGGTGTACCTGGTGCGCTCCGGCCGCATGTGCGTGGCCGGTCTCAACAGCCGCAACGTGGAATACGTCGCCGACGCGATGGCGGAAGTGCTGAAAGCCTGA
- a CDS encoding branched-chain amino acid ABC transporter substrate-binding protein — translation MNKFARLSLFAAAAIALTACGNKEEQPAADASAAAADAGGEVVVKIGQVSPMTGPIAHLGKDNEFGARLAIEDLNAEGVEIGGKKVKFELVSEDDQADPKIGTQVAQRLVDAQVVGVVGHLNSGTTIPASKIYSDAGIPQISPSATNPDYTKQGYKTTFRVIANDVQQGKALGEFAVDNLKAKKVAIIDDRTAYGQGLADEFEKAVKAKGGAISKREFTTNTATDFNAILTSIKSTQPDVIFYGGMDAQAAPLAKQMQRLGIKAKLMGGDGWQTPEFIKLAGEASEGQYSSSCGVPRDKMPGFAAFNDKFKAKFNTDVQIYAPYEYDAVKVLVDSMKRAGSTDPKVYLPEVGKTKLTGVTGEISFDEKGDIKNGAVTVYQVKGGKWEVVSTVGGPAQ, via the coding sequence ATGAATAAATTCGCACGCCTTAGCCTTTTTGCAGCAGCCGCCATCGCACTGACTGCCTGCGGCAACAAAGAAGAACAACCAGCTGCTGATGCTTCCGCTGCCGCGGCCGATGCCGGCGGTGAAGTGGTAGTCAAAATCGGTCAAGTATCGCCAATGACCGGTCCGATTGCTCACCTGGGCAAAGACAACGAATTTGGCGCGCGTCTGGCCATTGAAGACCTGAACGCCGAAGGCGTCGAGATCGGTGGCAAGAAAGTCAAGTTTGAACTGGTCTCCGAAGATGACCAGGCTGACCCGAAAATCGGCACCCAGGTTGCACAGCGTCTGGTTGATGCCCAGGTTGTCGGCGTGGTTGGTCACCTGAACTCCGGTACCACCATCCCAGCATCCAAGATCTACTCCGATGCCGGCATCCCACAGATCTCCCCTTCTGCGACCAACCCTGACTACACCAAGCAAGGTTACAAAACCACCTTCCGCGTGATTGCCAACGACGTACAGCAAGGCAAGGCACTGGGCGAGTTTGCCGTGGACAACCTGAAAGCGAAAAAAGTCGCCATCATCGACGACCGCACCGCTTACGGCCAGGGTCTGGCTGACGAATTCGAAAAAGCAGTTAAAGCCAAAGGTGGCGCGATCTCCAAGCGCGAGTTCACCACCAACACCGCTACCGACTTCAACGCCATTCTGACCTCGATCAAATCGACTCAGCCTGACGTGATTTTCTACGGCGGTATGGATGCACAGGCAGCACCACTGGCCAAGCAGATGCAGCGTCTGGGCATCAAGGCCAAGCTGATGGGCGGCGACGGCTGGCAGACTCCGGAGTTCATCAAGCTGGCTGGCGAAGCATCTGAAGGTCAGTACTCCTCCAGCTGCGGCGTGCCACGCGACAAGATGCCAGGTTTCGCGGCATTCAACGACAAGTTCAAAGCCAAGTTCAACACTGACGTACAGATCTATGCTCCTTACGAGTACGATGCTGTAAAAGTCCTGGTTGACTCCATGAAGCGTGCCGGTTCGACCGATCCTAAGGTCTACCTGCCAGAAGTGGGCAAGACCAAGCTGACCGGCGTGACCGGCGAGATCTCCTTTGACGAAAAAGGCGATATCAAGAACGGCGCAGTCACCGTTTACCAGGTTAAAGGCGGCAAGTGGGAAGTGGTTTCCACTGTTGGCGGCCCAGCCCAGTAA
- a CDS encoding nitrate reductase, whose translation MTETTGHHHTVSSICCYCGTGCGVEISTDGSRVLAVTGDGAHPANFGRLCSKGRTLGDTTGRPSARLLRPTLRLAKDEPAQEVSWDSALEAVSGKLADAIRQHGPDAVGFYLSGQLLTEDYYLFNKLARGLVGTNNVDTNSRLCMSSAVTGYKLTLGADAPPACYDDFDHAECVLIAGSNMAFAHPVLFRRLEDAKAANPAMKIIVVDPRRTDTASIADLYLPVLPGTDVALFHGMLNVMIWEELIDRDYIAQHTEGFAVLKQRLQEFTPRAAAELCGISEQDLVTAARWFAQSAATLSCYTMGLNQYSNGSDKNAALIHLHLATGHIGRPGCGPFSLTGQPNAMGGREVGGLATALPGHREPGNAAHRAEVAALWNVPALPATPGLAAVELFEAAAAGKIKVLWIVCTNPAQSMPEQALVRAALEQVDCVIVQEAFNSSETLAYADIVLPAATWPEKDGTVTNSERRISRVRAALPAPGQAREDWRIADDVAQRLAASLAPERLPAFGFVDAAAVFAEHATTTAGRDLDYSALSYEVLEQRGPQQWPFRDGHGTARLYGDGVFATANGRAQFVDVAWRTVSDKVSAHFPLRLTTGRLRDHWHTMSRTALVPTLTRHVEEPQLAMHPRDLQRQRLASGDLVKVRNKRGAIYLPVVADDKLRPGVAFIPMHWGGAALGGQGINALTTRVGDPLSRQPELKHAAVAVEAAKLPWRATLLLKGDALAARARLDAVRALFPYAVAVPVMLGGVEALRLRLAASEAPDVAVLQQLASVLEPAGSLSAALDDPARGILRRVWLQAKQPLGFVLAGDVRADEALSSWLDGGAAPDSLSALLTGQARGAVRSRVVCSCEGVREDAICAGIAKGLDVDGLKRELRCGTGCGSCVPELVRMVAA comes from the coding sequence ATGACTGAAACAACGGGACACCACCACACCGTCTCCTCCATCTGCTGCTATTGCGGCACCGGCTGCGGCGTCGAGATCTCCACCGACGGTTCGCGCGTGCTGGCGGTGACCGGCGACGGCGCCCACCCGGCCAACTTCGGCCGCCTGTGCAGCAAGGGCCGCACGCTGGGCGACACCACCGGCCGGCCGTCGGCGCGGCTGTTGCGGCCAACCTTGCGCCTTGCCAAGGACGAGCCGGCGCAGGAAGTCAGCTGGGACAGCGCGCTGGAAGCGGTCAGCGGCAAGCTGGCCGACGCCATCCGTCAGCACGGCCCGGACGCGGTCGGTTTTTACCTGTCCGGCCAGCTGCTGACCGAGGACTACTACCTGTTCAACAAGCTGGCGCGCGGCCTGGTCGGCACCAACAACGTCGATACCAACTCGCGGCTGTGCATGTCCAGCGCCGTCACCGGCTACAAGCTGACGCTGGGTGCCGACGCACCGCCGGCTTGCTACGACGACTTCGATCACGCCGAGTGCGTGCTGATCGCCGGCTCCAATATGGCGTTCGCCCACCCGGTGCTGTTCCGCCGCCTGGAAGACGCCAAGGCCGCCAATCCGGCAATGAAGATCATCGTCGTCGATCCGCGCCGCACCGACACCGCCAGCATCGCCGACCTGTACCTGCCGGTGTTGCCGGGCACCGACGTGGCGCTGTTCCACGGCATGCTCAACGTGATGATCTGGGAAGAGCTGATCGACCGCGACTATATCGCGCAGCACACCGAAGGCTTTGCCGTGCTCAAGCAGCGGCTGCAGGAATTCACCCCGCGCGCCGCCGCCGAGCTGTGCGGCATCAGCGAGCAGGATCTGGTCACCGCCGCGCGCTGGTTCGCCCAAAGCGCGGCCACGCTGTCCTGCTACACCATGGGCCTGAACCAGTACAGCAACGGCAGCGACAAGAACGCGGCGCTGATCCACCTGCATCTGGCCACCGGCCATATCGGCCGTCCCGGCTGCGGCCCGTTCTCGCTGACCGGCCAGCCCAACGCCATGGGCGGGCGCGAGGTCGGCGGCCTTGCCACCGCCTTGCCCGGCCACCGCGAGCCGGGCAATGCCGCGCACCGCGCCGAAGTGGCCGCGCTGTGGAACGTGCCGGCGTTGCCGGCCACGCCGGGGCTGGCGGCGGTGGAGCTGTTCGAGGCCGCCGCCGCCGGCAAGATCAAGGTGCTGTGGATCGTGTGCACCAACCCGGCACAGTCGATGCCGGAGCAGGCGCTGGTGCGCGCCGCGCTGGAACAGGTGGACTGCGTGATCGTGCAGGAGGCCTTCAACAGCAGCGAGACGCTGGCCTACGCCGACATCGTGCTGCCGGCCGCCACCTGGCCGGAGAAGGACGGCACCGTCACCAACAGCGAGCGCCGCATCAGCCGCGTGCGCGCCGCGCTGCCGGCACCGGGGCAGGCGCGCGAAGACTGGCGCATCGCTGACGACGTGGCGCAAAGGTTGGCCGCAAGCCTGGCGCCGGAGCGGCTGCCGGCGTTCGGCTTTGTCGATGCCGCCGCGGTATTCGCCGAGCACGCCACCACCACCGCCGGCCGCGATCTGGATTACAGCGCGCTCAGCTACGAGGTGCTGGAGCAGCGCGGGCCGCAGCAGTGGCCGTTCCGCGACGGTCACGGCACCGCCCGGCTGTACGGCGATGGCGTGTTCGCCACCGCTAACGGCCGCGCACAGTTTGTCGATGTCGCCTGGCGCACGGTCAGCGACAAGGTGTCGGCGCACTTCCCGCTGCGGCTGACCACCGGTCGCCTGCGCGACCACTGGCACACCATGAGCCGCACCGCGCTGGTGCCGACGCTGACCCGCCACGTGGAGGAGCCGCAGCTGGCGATGCACCCGCGCGACCTGCAGCGGCAGCGCCTTGCCAGCGGCGACCTGGTCAAGGTGCGCAACAAGCGCGGCGCGATCTACCTGCCGGTGGTGGCCGACGACAAGCTGCGCCCCGGCGTGGCCTTCATCCCGATGCACTGGGGTGGTGCCGCGCTGGGCGGGCAGGGCATCAACGCGCTGACCACCCGCGTAGGCGATCCGCTGTCGCGGCAGCCGGAGCTGAAGCACGCCGCGGTGGCGGTGGAAGCGGCCAAGCTGCCGTGGCGCGCCACGCTGCTACTGAAGGGCGACGCGCTGGCGGCACGGGCGCGGCTGGACGCGGTGCGCGCACTGTTCCCGTACGCGGTGGCGGTGCCGGTGATGCTCGGTGGCGTGGAAGCACTGCGGCTGCGGCTGGCCGCCAGCGAGGCACCGGACGTCGCCGTGCTGCAGCAGCTGGCCAGCGTGCTGGAGCCGGCCGGCAGCCTGTCGGCGGCGCTGGACGATCCGGCGCGCGGCATCCTGCGCCGGGTGTGGCTGCAGGCGAAACAGCCGCTGGGTTTCGTGCTGGCAGGTGACGTGCGCGCCGACGAGGCACTGAGCAGCTGGCTGGACGGCGGCGCGGCACCGGACAGCCTGTCGGCGCTGCTGACCGGGCAGGCGCGCGGCGCGGTGCGTTCGCGCGTGGTGTGCTCCTGCGAAGGCGTGCGCGAGGACGCGATCTGCGCCGGCATCGCCAAGGGGCTGGACGTGGACGGGCTGAAGCGCGAGCTGCGCTGCGGCACCGGCTGCGGCTCCTGCGTGCCGGAGCTGGTGCGCATGGTGGCGGCGTAG